In Gigantopelta aegis isolate Gae_Host chromosome 14, Gae_host_genome, whole genome shotgun sequence, the following proteins share a genomic window:
- the LOC121388654 gene encoding protein O-linked-mannose beta-1,4-N-acetylglucosaminyltransferase 2-like, whose product MLSLHNITHAVMIAVLATLVRKYLQLKFQYEDLELAVQLCGSSGPEMLDNDLHDSADLDNGKESLSESELNHMDHRIDEPSGSVGDKGVQHSRESSIASVLSTSVWCYGKNRSEKFCHFHNLCYFSEHKDFVFVHGEDSVMEGLYEGNFSMLDLSSVEGHNKFFFSFVNVLSEQFRNVTVQWVNETSLVFSRFKPDNLMHVLHDDILPLHHTVKWIMFLTWQMTSSLDVQFVFMDDWEESEFDSFYETLTEHPPIHKLDLDNAGQVVCFSNSFVGISKTTTWYQYGFVEPQGPKLHTEVTSKHIHDTIQHLLQHLPSEVNTDDYGQYLVLLSRKQNRLILNEGELIIAIARESKMKVLSISFETHTIHDMIHIARGSRGIIGMHGSLMSLSLFLQPGSIIIELFPFAVNPSNYTPYRSLAMIKGMDLVYKAWANPMKENTIAHPEYVPEFGGIHHLPKLEQDIIKSQTDVPTHLCCSDPSWLFHIYQDTIVAVQEIAAIVKTAIEESSSISNWTPSMMDKAGLFPGPVNNAACERIVSERRLTLKLTWEQPWNVPYIKFDSLNYEVWLQNVNKDDEIVSFLLSNKTTHILSRSIEPDFTYHIWVRCLIDGHVNGEFRSVLDC is encoded by the coding sequence ATGCTATCACTTCATAACATCACCCATGCTGTAATGATAGCTGTCCTAGCAACGCTGGTTCGGAAATATCTTCAACTCAAGTTTCAGTATGAAGACCTCGAATTGGCAGTCCAATTATGTGGAAGTAGTGGTCCTGAGATGCTCGACAATGACCTTCACGATTCTGCAGATTTAGACAATGGTAAGGAGAGTCTGAGTGAGTCTGAGTTGAACCACATGGACCACAGGATTGACGAACCCTCAGGTTCTGTAGGTGATAAGGGTGTGCAACACTCCAGAGAGTCTTCTATAGCCAGCGTACTGAGTACATCAGTTTGGTGCTATGGTAAAAACAGATCTGAAAAATTCTGCCATTTCCACAACCTCTGTTATTTTAGTGAACACAAAGATTTCGTTTTTGTTCATGGAGAAGACAGTGTGATGGAAGGTCTTTATGAAGGGAACTTCAGCATGTTGGACCTTTCTTCTGTGGAAGGTCACAACAAGTTCTTCTTCTCCTTCGTGAATGTTCTGTCTGAACAGTTTCGGAATGTGACGGTTCAGTGGGTGAATGAAACCAGTCTGGTATTTTCCCGTTTTAAGCCAGACAACTTGATGCATGTACTTCATGATGACATTCTGCCTCTGCATCACACAGTCAAGTGGATCATGTTCCTGACGTGGCAGATGACATCTTCGCTTgatgttcagtttgttttcatgGATGACTGGGAGGAAAGTGAGTTTGATAGTTTTTATGAAACACTAACTGAGCATCCACCTATTCATAAGCTGGATTTAGATAACGCTGGCCAAGTGGTGTGTTTCTCAAACAGCTTTGTCGGAATCAGTAAAACAACCACGTGGTATCAGTATGGATTTGTTGAACCCCAAGGACCAAAACTACATACTGAAGTTACCTCTAAGCATATCCACGACACTATACAACACCTACTGCAACATTTACCCAGTGAAGTAAATACTGATGATTATGGGCAGTATTTAGTTTTACTATCACGGAAGCAGAACAGACTGATTCTAAATGAAGGAGAATTGATCATTGCCATAGCTCGAGAGAGTAAAATGAAAGTGCTGTCCATCAGTTTTGAGACTCACACCATTCATGACATGATACACATTGCCCGTGGATCACGAGGAATCATTGGAATGCATGGATCCCTTATGTCTTTATCTTTATTCCTTCAGCCTGGCAGTATTATTATAGAGCTGTTTCCATTCGCTGTGAATCCATCAAATTATACTCCATACAGGTCTCTAGCGATGATTAAGGGCATGGATCTTGTATACAAAGCATGGGCAAACCCAATGAAAGAAAACACCATTGCACATCCCGAATATGTTCCCGAATTTGGTGGCATTCATCATTTACCGAAACTAGAACAAGACATAATAAAATCACAGACTGACGTCCCAACGCATTTGTGCTGCTCTGATCCGTCCTGGTTGTTTCATATCTACCAGGATACCATCGTGGCTGTCCAGGAGATTGCGGCCATCGTAAAGACTGCTATAGAAGAAAGTTCAAGCATCAGTAATTGGACTCCCTCGATGATGGACAAGGCTGGTCTGTTTCCTGGACCAGTTAACAATGCTGCATGCGAGAGAATTGTCAGTGAACGGAGGCTGACTTTGAAGTTAACATGGGAACAGCCGTGGAACGTTCCGTACATTAAATTTGATAGCTTGAACTATGAGGTGTGGTTGCAAAACGTCAATAAGGATgatgaaattgtttcatttctGTTATCGAACAAAACTACGCATATTTTATCAAGGTCGATTGAACCCGATTTTACCTACCATATTTGGGTTAGGTGTCTGATCGACGGACATGTCAATGGGGAATTTAGAAGTGTATTGGATTGTTAA